The Bosea sp. AS-1 genome contains a region encoding:
- a CDS encoding LysR family transcriptional regulator, whose translation MSIELKHLRYAEAAERHGSFRKAADSLAVKQSNLSRRIQALEDQLGVKLFERTNGGVRPTPAGRDFVYGVRRILDELQTVTVTASAKAAGRGEAGGITIGFYTSLSAGNLRATLVDYARRFPQVEISTIEGSRARPFGGIENGTIDIVIVTGEPAPDGSRSMMLWSERIIVALPEDHPLVANEIIYWTDLKRERFLLSERDPGPEIHDILVAKLASPGDLPDVVRHDVSPENIKSLVGAGRGVSLMCEACMGASYAGTVYREARDGNGSTRIGYRAYWKDCNDNAALRYFIRLLEERCPPVANGNGPRGGVS comes from the coding sequence ATGTCAATTGAACTTAAGCATCTCCGCTACGCTGAGGCGGCCGAGCGGCACGGAAGCTTCCGCAAGGCGGCGGACTCGCTTGCAGTTAAGCAGTCCAATCTCAGCCGCCGAATTCAGGCGCTTGAGGATCAGCTCGGCGTGAAACTGTTCGAGCGGACTAATGGCGGCGTGCGACCGACACCGGCTGGTCGCGATTTTGTGTATGGCGTTCGGCGCATCCTCGATGAGCTGCAAACCGTCACCGTCACCGCCAGTGCCAAAGCGGCCGGCAGGGGCGAGGCTGGAGGCATCACGATCGGCTTTTATACGTCGCTGTCAGCCGGCAATCTGCGCGCCACGCTGGTCGACTACGCTCGGCGTTTTCCGCAGGTGGAAATCAGCACGATCGAAGGATCGCGTGCGCGACCGTTCGGCGGAATCGAGAACGGCACGATTGACATCGTCATCGTAACCGGCGAGCCAGCACCGGATGGCAGCCGCTCGATGATGCTGTGGAGCGAGCGCATCATTGTCGCGTTGCCCGAAGACCATCCCCTCGTGGCCAACGAGATTATCTACTGGACGGACTTGAAGCGCGAGCGCTTCCTCCTGAGCGAGCGCGATCCCGGACCGGAGATTCATGACATCCTCGTCGCGAAGCTGGCGTCGCCTGGCGACCTGCCCGACGTCGTTCGGCATGACGTTAGCCCTGAGAATATCAAGAGCCTGGTTGGCGCCGGACGCGGTGTTAGCCTGATGTGCGAGGCATGCATGGGCGCAAGCTACGCCGGCACGGTCTATCGGGAAGCGCGCGACGGCAACGGTTCGACCCGGATCGGCTATCGCGCTTATTGGAAAGACTGCAATGATAACGCAGCGCTGCGGTATTTCATTCGGCTTTTGGAGGAGCGCTGCCCACCGGTTGCGAACGGGAACGGGCCGCGTGGCGGAGTTTCGTGA
- a CDS encoding nucleoside phosphorylase, which yields MEKKTGDTRNTDATWPIVNGKDHASPSVFRPEALLREARRQKELPLLAVPSVCVLDPDGDVVRHLKHTGRVRVHEGWACYHTDLLTFDLDGVGEVGIIGCAVGAPFAVLVAEQLFASGCRLLVSVTSAGQITNNGPTPYFVLIDRALRDEGTSYHYLPPAAFAEAPNATLLARVEEALSGLSGVAVHRGATWTTDAPYRETEAAIASARDLGALAVEMEAAALYAFAAVAHRSVICFAHVTNAMAQTVGDFEKGEADGAAATLAVIASAVLAAAEP from the coding sequence ATGGAAAAGAAGACAGGCGATACGCGAAACACAGACGCGACTTGGCCGATCGTGAACGGCAAGGACCATGCGTCTCCCTCCGTATTCCGGCCGGAGGCGCTGCTGCGCGAGGCTCGCCGGCAGAAGGAGCTGCCGCTACTCGCCGTTCCGTCCGTTTGCGTGCTCGATCCCGATGGCGATGTCGTGCGGCATCTCAAGCACACGGGACGGGTCCGAGTACACGAGGGCTGGGCCTGCTACCACACCGACCTTCTCACCTTCGATCTGGACGGCGTTGGGGAAGTTGGCATCATCGGCTGCGCGGTTGGTGCTCCCTTTGCGGTGCTCGTGGCGGAACAGCTCTTTGCTTCCGGCTGTCGGCTGCTGGTCAGCGTTACGTCTGCCGGCCAAATCACCAACAACGGACCGACGCCGTATTTCGTCCTGATCGACCGCGCCCTGCGCGACGAGGGAACAAGCTATCATTATCTCCCGCCGGCGGCGTTCGCCGAGGCGCCGAACGCTACGCTTCTTGCTCGTGTCGAAGAAGCTCTATCAGGGCTTTCGGGCGTTGCGGTCCACCGCGGCGCAACTTGGACAACGGATGCGCCCTATCGCGAAACTGAGGCCGCGATTGCATCCGCACGCGATCTCGGAGCGCTCGCTGTGGAGATGGAAGCCGCAGCTTTATATGCCTTTGCCGCTGTTGCGCATCGCTCCGTCATCTGTTTTGCGCATGTGACAAACGCCATGGCCCAGACCGTGGGAGATTTTGAGAAGGGTGAGGCTGATGGTGCCGCGGCAACGCTCGCCGTCATTGCCTCAGCGGTGCTGGCAGCGGCCGAGCCATGA
- a CDS encoding metalloregulator ArsR/SmtB family transcription factor yields MSSTGPKQVIYASLAEVARALGHAHRLELLEHLAQGERSVEELAARAHLNFANTSRHLQILRRARLVETERRGKHVLYSLAGDVEVVALIKALGHVGERNVAEVGRVMTDYFRARDALEAVSREDLVSRLHDGLVTVLDVRPQDEFAVGHLPGALNIPLAELERRLGELPADREVIAYCRGPYCVLSFEAVAALRARGYLVRRLEDGYPEWKTAGLPVEVAA; encoded by the coding sequence ATGTCAAGCACCGGCCCGAAACAGGTGATCTACGCGAGCCTTGCCGAGGTGGCACGAGCGCTAGGTCACGCACACCGACTTGAGCTGTTGGAGCACCTCGCCCAAGGGGAGCGCAGCGTCGAAGAACTGGCGGCGCGCGCCCATCTGAATTTTGCCAACACGTCACGGCACCTGCAGATCCTGCGGCGCGCGCGCCTCGTTGAGACGGAGCGCCGCGGCAAGCATGTGCTCTATAGCCTTGCCGGCGATGTTGAGGTGGTGGCGCTAATCAAGGCGCTTGGCCACGTGGGTGAGCGAAACGTCGCCGAGGTCGGCCGCGTGATGACGGACTACTTCCGCGCGCGCGACGCGCTGGAGGCCGTGTCACGAGAGGACCTGGTCTCACGGCTGCATGATGGTCTTGTCACGGTCCTTGACGTGCGGCCGCAGGACGAGTTCGCGGTCGGGCATCTCCCGGGCGCGCTCAACATTCCGCTTGCCGAGTTGGAACGCCGCTTGGGTGAGCTTCCAGCAGACAGGGAAGTCATCGCCTATTGTCGCGGCCCCTATTGCGTTCTTTCGTTCGAGGCTGTCGCGGCACTCCGGGCACGCGGTTATCTCGTCCGCCGGCTTGAGGACGGTTATCCGGAATGGAAGACCGCCGGCCTTCCCGTCGAAGTGGCTGCCTGA
- a CDS encoding HAMP domain-containing protein: MDFSGHPIGAVEIAMDNSDYVAMVKNGQRLAIGTVGAALLIICLFGLLIARSISRPILRITDAMRLLAEGRHDIELSTGR; this comes from the coding sequence ATGGATTTCTCCGGCCATCCGATCGGGGCGGTGGAGATCGCGATGGACAATAGCGACTATGTCGCCATGGTGAAGAACGGACAACGCCTTGCGATCGGTACGGTAGGAGCCGCTCTACTAATCATCTGTTTGTTCGGGCTCCTGATCGCGCGCAGTATCTCTCGTCCGATTCTTCGGATAACCGACGCGATGCGCCTGCTGGCAGAGGGCCGCCATGATATCGAGTTGTCGACGGGCAGATAG
- a CDS encoding metalloregulator ArsR/SmtB family transcription factor produces MKALWQSREQADYAGEKLRKFAQPQRLMILSLLLEGEKSVAEIDVATGIGQPALSQQLAELRKAELVTTRRQAKQVYYSLADESVVLCVRSIEAVFGAGDPERALLDMVRPASRPERNGVVRGAANFARVR; encoded by the coding sequence ATGAAAGCCTTGTGGCAGTCCCGCGAGCAGGCCGACTACGCTGGCGAGAAATTGCGGAAGTTTGCCCAGCCGCAGCGGCTGATGATCCTGTCGCTCCTCCTGGAGGGGGAGAAGTCCGTCGCGGAAATCGACGTGGCGACCGGGATCGGCCAGCCGGCGCTCAGCCAGCAGCTGGCGGAGCTCCGCAAGGCCGAGTTGGTGACGACACGCCGCCAAGCGAAGCAGGTCTACTACAGCCTGGCCGACGAGTCCGTGGTCTTGTGCGTGCGCAGCATCGAGGCCGTGTTCGGCGCCGGCGACCCGGAACGGGCGCTGCTTGACATGGTCAGGCCGGCATCGCGGCCCGAGCGCAATGGCGTGGTCCGCGGCGCAGCGAACTTCGCGCGCGTGCGCTGA
- a CDS encoding 5'-nucleotidase C-terminal domain-containing protein has product MGAPSKRTITFLQINDTHGYLEPHPELVWEGSTPRFPILGGYARIAAYFERVRAERPGAVVALDNGDTFHGTHAAVASKGGALVPLTNALGLDAMTAHWEFAWGPAHFQALAGRLDYPVLAINCYELETGRRPFAPSRIVERSDLRIGVIGIAATIIDKTMPPHFSEGLRFTDGDKELPQEIRRLRQEEGVELIVVLSHLGLPQDIKLAGLVDGIDVVLSGHTHDRLERPIVVNGAVIIQSGCHGSFVGRLDLSVDHGEVKVERHELVAMDDRIEAEPRMRDLVEAVVAPARDRLAARVGHVDAALHRNTMFDCPMDDLLLAALCQASGRKIAFSHGWRYGAAVPPGPVTLNDLWNIIPVNPPVMTATLTGEEVRTMMEQNLRRTFSPDPFDQRGGFVKRFCGLTILAKIENPVGYRISEIFVGDAKLDPAACYDVAFVTAQGVPAQFGRDRRQTPVTAIEALEAYLRSRQTPSTTPGRIIVF; this is encoded by the coding sequence ATGGGCGCACCGTCGAAGCGAACGATCACGTTTCTCCAGATCAACGACACGCACGGCTATCTCGAGCCGCATCCCGAGCTGGTCTGGGAAGGCTCGACGCCGCGGTTTCCGATACTCGGCGGATACGCGCGGATCGCAGCGTATTTCGAGCGGGTCCGGGCGGAGCGCCCTGGCGCCGTCGTCGCGCTCGACAACGGCGACACATTCCACGGTACCCACGCCGCCGTCGCCTCGAAGGGAGGGGCGCTTGTCCCCCTGACCAACGCGCTCGGACTCGACGCCATGACCGCGCACTGGGAGTTCGCGTGGGGGCCTGCGCACTTTCAGGCGCTGGCCGGGCGTCTCGACTATCCGGTCCTGGCGATCAACTGTTACGAGTTGGAGACGGGTCGGCGGCCGTTCGCGCCCTCGCGCATCGTCGAGCGAAGCGATTTGAGGATCGGCGTCATCGGCATCGCGGCAACGATCATCGACAAGACGATGCCGCCGCACTTCAGCGAAGGGCTGCGCTTCACGGACGGCGACAAGGAGCTGCCGCAAGAGATCCGCAGGCTTCGACAGGAGGAGGGTGTCGAACTCATTGTCGTGCTGTCGCATCTCGGCTTGCCGCAAGACATCAAGCTCGCCGGACTGGTCGACGGAATAGACGTGGTGTTGAGTGGCCACACCCACGACCGCCTCGAGCGGCCGATTGTCGTCAACGGCGCGGTCATCATCCAGTCCGGGTGCCACGGCTCTTTCGTCGGACGGCTGGATCTCAGCGTCGACCACGGCGAGGTCAAGGTGGAGCGGCACGAGCTCGTCGCGATGGATGACCGGATCGAGGCCGAGCCCCGCATGCGCGACCTCGTCGAGGCGGTCGTCGCGCCGGCGCGAGACAGGCTGGCCGCTCGCGTCGGCCACGTCGACGCCGCGCTGCACCGGAACACCATGTTCGACTGCCCGATGGACGACCTGCTGCTGGCCGCGCTTTGCCAGGCGTCCGGACGGAAGATCGCGTTCTCGCACGGCTGGCGATACGGCGCGGCTGTGCCGCCCGGCCCGGTCACCCTGAACGATCTATGGAACATCATCCCGGTTAACCCGCCCGTCATGACGGCGACGCTGACGGGCGAGGAAGTCCGTACGATGATGGAGCAGAACCTGCGGCGGACGTTCTCGCCCGATCCCTTCGACCAGAGAGGCGGCTTCGTGAAGCGCTTCTGCGGCCTGACGATCCTTGCGAAGATCGAAAACCCGGTCGGCTACCGCATCTCTGAAATCTTCGTCGGCGATGCGAAGCTCGACCCTGCAGCCTGTTACGATGTCGCCTTCGTCACTGCCCAGGGCGTGCCCGCCCAATTCGGCCGGGACCGCCGCCAGACGCCGGTGACGGCCATCGAGGCATTGGAGGCCTATCTGCGAAGCCGGCAAACCCCATCGACGACGCCCGGCCGCATTATCGTGTTCTGA
- a CDS encoding ATP-binding protein, with translation MSSLRRRLFVLLMVATGVIWLCAVGWIYFSSRAELQHVLDTRLQEAARMVHSLVASGNVSAAATVAPIDDVAYTKQLSCQIWSFDGRLVARSSGAPDQSLAQNKEGFADRDVGGESWRIYTIVDQHKGVRVAVGDRIGLRNQLVRDLVTGLVAPALLIAPLLGLMIWASLGRGLKPLNVIAGDIARRDGEDMQAIALNETPSEVRPLLAALNGLFGKVEAARRHEREVAAFAAHELRTPLAGLKTQVQVALAATDAAIREKALRQVLVSVDRTARLARQLLALAKLEASAVPSATETTNAGSLLREVVAECAAPAGLSVEVDPALDGLSLKADRESLQLIVRNLHENAVAHASAPGRIRWTALAEGNGIAVTDEGPGIPEDELPLVAQRFYRGRNRTATGTGLGLTIAKLAADRVGAQLSLLNRGDRSGMTCRVIWRRGTAPT, from the coding sequence ATGAGTTCGCTTCGCCGCCGTCTGTTCGTTCTCCTGATGGTCGCGACCGGCGTGATCTGGCTGTGCGCCGTCGGCTGGATCTACTTCAGCAGCCGCGCCGAGCTTCAGCACGTCCTCGACACGCGCCTGCAGGAGGCCGCGCGCATGGTGCATTCGCTGGTGGCGAGCGGCAACGTCTCGGCCGCCGCCACTGTCGCTCCAATCGATGATGTTGCCTACACGAAGCAACTGTCCTGCCAGATCTGGTCGTTCGACGGCCGACTCGTCGCGCGCTCCAGCGGCGCGCCGGACCAGAGCCTAGCCCAGAACAAGGAGGGCTTTGCCGACCGCGACGTCGGCGGTGAAAGTTGGCGGATCTACACGATCGTCGACCAGCACAAAGGGGTCCGCGTCGCCGTCGGCGACCGCATCGGCCTGCGCAACCAGCTTGTGCGCGATCTCGTCACAGGGCTGGTGGCGCCTGCGCTGCTGATCGCGCCCCTTCTCGGGCTCATGATCTGGGCGAGTCTTGGTCGAGGATTGAAGCCGCTCAATGTCATCGCAGGAGACATCGCGCGGCGCGATGGCGAGGACATGCAAGCCATCGCATTGAACGAAACGCCCTCCGAAGTGCGCCCACTGCTCGCGGCCCTCAATGGACTGTTCGGCAAGGTGGAGGCCGCGAGACGCCACGAGCGCGAGGTGGCTGCCTTCGCCGCGCATGAGCTGCGAACGCCGCTGGCAGGCCTCAAGACCCAGGTCCAGGTCGCGCTGGCGGCGACCGATGCCGCAATCCGCGAGAAGGCCCTTCGCCAGGTGCTCGTGTCGGTGGACCGCACCGCACGTCTTGCACGGCAACTCCTCGCTTTGGCCAAGCTCGAGGCGTCGGCGGTGCCGTCAGCGACAGAGACCACCAATGCCGGGAGCCTGCTCCGAGAAGTTGTCGCCGAGTGTGCTGCTCCCGCTGGCCTTAGCGTTGAGGTCGATCCGGCGCTGGACGGTCTGAGCCTGAAGGCGGATCGCGAGAGCCTCCAACTGATCGTGAGGAACCTCCATGAGAACGCTGTCGCGCATGCGTCGGCGCCGGGGCGGATTCGCTGGACGGCGCTCGCTGAAGGAAACGGTATTGCTGTGACAGACGAAGGACCCGGCATCCCGGAAGACGAGCTGCCCTTGGTCGCGCAACGTTTTTATCGCGGCCGGAACCGGACAGCGACTGGCACCGGCCTGGGGCTGACGATCGCAAAACTGGCGGCGGATAGGGTCGGCGCTCAACTGAGTCTGCTGAACCGCGGAGACCGCTCCGGGATGACCTGCCGGGTCATATGGCGACGCGGAACGGCGCCAACGTAA
- a CDS encoding response regulator transcription factor, which produces MRILVVEDDAVLSDGLKVGLALNGWTIDPVGSCDEARAALAAIRFDAIVLDVMLPDGSGLDLLADMRRDRDLTPVLLLTALDETADKVRGLDTGADDYLGKPFDLDELSARLRALGRRQAGRAHPVLTAAGIVIDPATQVATIDGRPLSLSRRELAVLTALMERPGVIRSRAEIEDRLYGWQEEVESNAVEVHIHNLRGKIGRDAIETVRGLGYRIRMPS; this is translated from the coding sequence ATGCGCATTCTGGTGGTCGAAGACGACGCCGTCCTGTCCGATGGCTTGAAGGTTGGCCTGGCGCTCAATGGCTGGACGATTGATCCCGTCGGCTCCTGCGACGAGGCTCGGGCGGCGCTGGCCGCGATCCGCTTCGACGCAATCGTTCTCGACGTGATGCTGCCGGACGGCTCCGGCCTCGACCTCCTGGCCGACATGCGGCGTGACCGTGATTTGACGCCGGTGCTGCTGCTGACCGCGCTCGACGAGACGGCTGACAAGGTGCGGGGTCTCGACACCGGCGCCGACGACTACCTCGGCAAGCCGTTCGACCTCGATGAGCTTTCAGCCCGCCTCAGGGCGCTCGGCAGGCGGCAGGCGGGACGCGCCCATCCCGTGCTGACTGCGGCAGGCATCGTCATCGACCCGGCGACACAGGTCGCGACGATCGACGGCCGCCCGCTCTCGCTCTCGCGACGCGAACTCGCCGTGCTCACGGCGCTGATGGAGCGTCCAGGGGTCATCCGGTCCCGCGCCGAGATCGAGGACCGGCTCTACGGTTGGCAGGAAGAGGTGGAGAGCAACGCCGTCGAGGTCCACATCCACAACCTGCGAGGCAAGATCGGCCGCGACGCGATCGAGACGGTGCGCGGGCTCGGCTACCGCATTCGGATGCCCTCATGA
- a CDS encoding DsbA family protein — translation MQRRNFIIMAAAAAALPLFLSGRSGAALAQDIHKNAILNDPDAPVSGNPKGDVTIVAFTDYNCPFCKKAEPDLNRIVREDGQVRLVHKDWPILTKASVYGAQLALAAKYQGKYDLVHGALMAIPGIKVPEDRMLEAVKASGVDMARLDADLKTHSAAIAALLQRNVDQANALGLQGTPTYLIGPFRTMALDYKGFKEALAEARRRQAAGDVVK, via the coding sequence ATGCAACGCAGGAACTTCATCATAATGGCGGCGGCCGCGGCGGCGCTGCCGCTTTTCCTTTCCGGGAGATCGGGCGCCGCGCTCGCGCAAGACATTCACAAGAACGCGATCCTCAACGACCCGGACGCCCCGGTCAGCGGCAACCCCAAGGGCGACGTTACCATCGTCGCCTTCACCGACTACAACTGCCCCTTCTGCAAGAAGGCCGAGCCCGACCTGAACCGCATCGTCAGGGAGGACGGCCAGGTCCGCCTCGTCCACAAGGACTGGCCGATCCTGACGAAGGCCTCGGTCTACGGCGCGCAGCTCGCTTTGGCGGCGAAGTACCAAGGCAAGTACGACCTCGTCCACGGCGCCCTGATGGCGATCCCCGGCATCAAGGTCCCGGAGGACCGGATGCTGGAGGCGGTCAAGGCCTCCGGCGTCGACATGGCGCGGCTCGACGCGGACTTGAAGACGCACTCCGCGGCCATCGCGGCGCTGCTTCAGCGCAACGTGGATCAGGCCAATGCGCTTGGCCTCCAGGGAACGCCGACCTATCTGATCGGTCCGTTCCGGACGATGGCGCTGGACTACAAGGGCTTCAAGGAAGCGCTGGCTGAGGCGCGCCGCCGGCAGGCGGCTGGCGACGTCGTGAAATAA
- a CDS encoding L,D-transpeptidase — MRTSIASMTARVSAALALAVCLAACTTVSGPDPMPFAAAPTPAMPGAERYGAVTDEKFPVPAVSLADLKPRYMRQLVDYPTDQPAGTIVVDPAHHFLYLVQGGGKALRYGVGVGKAGMEWSGTANIAYKREWPRWTPTSDMIARDPKTYKKWSVGMDGGQNNPLGARALYLFENGKDTLYRIHGTNEPWSIGKSMSSGCIRMMNQDVIDLYSRTPSGTKVVVLPSGAGT; from the coding sequence ATGCGTACTTCAATTGCGTCTATGACGGCGCGGGTTTCCGCCGCGCTGGCGCTGGCGGTGTGCCTTGCCGCCTGCACCACCGTGTCCGGCCCAGACCCGATGCCGTTCGCCGCCGCGCCGACCCCGGCAATGCCGGGCGCGGAGCGCTACGGCGCGGTCACCGACGAGAAGTTTCCCGTCCCGGCCGTCTCGCTCGCCGACCTCAAGCCCCGCTACATGCGCCAGCTCGTCGACTACCCGACCGACCAGCCGGCGGGGACGATCGTGGTCGACCCGGCCCACCACTTCCTCTACCTCGTGCAGGGTGGTGGAAAGGCGCTGCGCTACGGCGTCGGCGTCGGCAAGGCCGGCATGGAGTGGTCAGGCACCGCCAATATCGCCTACAAGCGCGAGTGGCCGCGCTGGACGCCTACGTCAGACATGATCGCGCGCGATCCGAAGACCTACAAGAAATGGTCTGTCGGCATGGACGGCGGGCAGAACAACCCGCTCGGCGCGCGCGCCCTCTACCTATTCGAGAACGGCAAGGACACGCTCTACCGCATCCACGGCACCAACGAGCCGTGGTCGATCGGAAAGTCGATGTCGTCGGGCTGCATCCGCATGATGAACCAGGACGTGATCGACCTCTACAGCCGCACTCCATCGGGCACGAAGGTCGTGGTGCTTCCGTCGGGGGCAGGCACGTGA
- a CDS encoding thioredoxin family protein, with translation MRSTRSEGFAGTIQAGKGAPVECAVRRGGATPTRRQLVVGGLAMAVAAGASSSVRAASLVVRSIRVDVSNIADYRSGLARLASRYKTALVDIGAEWCEVCSVINQRILPDPEVQRALEHVALVGVDVTQTNRTTRELLQYLHADGPPTVFIVDTANGREFAGTRSVGSFTAADLLRRLRPFAPA, from the coding sequence ATGCGTTCAACGCGATCAGAAGGATTCGCCGGCACGATCCAGGCTGGGAAGGGTGCTCCCGTCGAATGCGCCGTCCGCCGCGGCGGCGCAACGCCAACGCGGCGTCAGCTCGTGGTCGGCGGCCTGGCGATGGCTGTCGCCGCGGGCGCGAGCAGTTCCGTGCGAGCGGCGTCTCTCGTTGTCAGAAGCATTCGCGTCGACGTTTCGAACATCGCTGACTACCGAAGCGGCCTGGCTCGCCTGGCGTCTCGCTACAAGACCGCGCTCGTCGACATCGGGGCGGAATGGTGCGAGGTCTGCTCGGTCATCAACCAGAGAATACTTCCCGACCCCGAGGTGCAGCGCGCCCTCGAACACGTCGCGCTCGTGGGCGTCGACGTGACCCAAACGAATCGGACCACGCGCGAACTCCTTCAATATCTCCACGCCGACGGGCCGCCGACGGTGTTCATCGTCGACACGGCGAACGGCCGCGAATTCGCCGGCACGCGGTCGGTCGGATCGTTCACCGCGGCCGACCTCCTGCGGCGGCTCCGGCCATTTGCACCAGCCTGA
- a CDS encoding TlpA disulfide reductase family protein yields MSGAPAFGDAALRAIALVRNELKNGICPMNAVALGPFVFSVHQAAALAGVFVFIAVTAVLAWRVDPVIGKWSSWALIAALLAARAGHVALHWDSFAAEPWRVFAFWQGGFQPIAGLVGALLVSIFFIRSVKAGVAAAAAIGLSVLVAVAVTQLTRATLGQAAPTFALEQMQGPPLAISAMAGKPVVVNLWASWCPPCRREMPLLAKVAASRDDVVFLFVNQGEGTQAIRSYLASQHLELGHVLLDQSMQVPRHYRTVGLPTTLFLRADGTLADIHVGEVSPESLDAEISKLIGPT; encoded by the coding sequence GTGTCGGGTGCGCCCGCCTTCGGTGACGCGGCATTGCGCGCAATCGCCCTCGTCAGAAATGAGCTAAAAAATGGAATCTGCCCGATGAATGCGGTTGCCCTCGGCCCTTTTGTCTTCTCCGTCCACCAGGCCGCGGCGCTCGCCGGCGTGTTCGTCTTCATTGCCGTCACAGCGGTGTTGGCGTGGCGCGTTGACCCCGTGATCGGAAAGTGGTCGAGCTGGGCCCTGATCGCGGCGCTCCTCGCTGCGCGTGCCGGTCACGTCGCCCTGCACTGGGACAGCTTCGCCGCGGAGCCGTGGAGGGTGTTCGCATTCTGGCAGGGCGGCTTCCAGCCGATCGCCGGACTCGTCGGCGCCCTGCTCGTCAGCATTTTCTTTATCCGATCGGTCAAGGCAGGCGTCGCGGCCGCTGCAGCGATCGGCCTGAGTGTGCTCGTCGCGGTCGCCGTCACGCAATTGACCAGAGCCACGCTCGGCCAGGCCGCGCCGACCTTCGCCCTCGAGCAGATGCAGGGGCCGCCGCTCGCGATCAGCGCGATGGCCGGCAAGCCCGTCGTCGTCAACCTCTGGGCAAGCTGGTGTCCGCCGTGCCGGCGAGAGATGCCGCTGCTCGCCAAGGTCGCAGCGAGCCGCGACGACGTGGTCTTTCTCTTCGTCAACCAGGGCGAGGGGACGCAGGCGATCCGTTCGTACCTCGCGTCACAGCACCTCGAGCTTGGCCACGTCCTGCTCGACCAGTCGATGCAGGTGCCGCGCCACTACCGCACGGTGGGATTGCCGACGACACTGTTCCTGAGAGCCGACGGCACCCTCGCCGACATCCACGTCGGGGAGGTGTCGCCTGAAAGCCTCGATGCCGAAATCAGCAAGCTTATAGGTCCGACGTGA
- a CDS encoding substrate-binding domain-containing protein: protein MRILILATAIACAAFATTVSAADGWNGKAQAPGYRGEVFPPWQHGTNSDVEDRGFEFTVPEVNSIADFHGDISDPKLVLYVGGNYFFAMAPLVKAFEAVHPEYKGKIFWETIPPGLLVRQMDADGKITSGNLTFTAKADVYFAGLKKVQDLISQGRLDGPAVPYVTNDLAIMVAKGNPGHITGLKDMGRDDVRLAMPNPEFEGIARQIKMSLAKAGGDQLAEKVYETKVKDGSTILTHIHHRQTPLFLMQGVADAGVTWKSEAIFQEQAGHPIEHLDIPAGQNTTAIYAGAEVHNAPHPDAAKAWLSFIQSDEAFAAFEKYGFKRYSGQ from the coding sequence ATGCGAATTCTCATCCTGGCGACGGCCATCGCGTGCGCAGCGTTCGCAACCACCGTTTCCGCCGCGGACGGCTGGAACGGCAAGGCCCAGGCGCCAGGCTATCGCGGCGAGGTCTTCCCGCCGTGGCAGCACGGCACGAACAGCGACGTCGAGGACCGCGGCTTCGAGTTCACCGTGCCCGAAGTCAACAGCATAGCGGACTTCCACGGCGACATCTCGGACCCGAAACTCGTCCTCTACGTCGGCGGAAACTACTTCTTCGCCATGGCGCCCTTGGTCAAGGCGTTCGAGGCGGTACACCCCGAATACAAGGGAAAGATATTCTGGGAAACCATTCCGCCGGGCTTGCTGGTTCGGCAGATGGATGCCGACGGAAAGATTACGTCCGGCAATCTCACCTTCACGGCAAAAGCCGACGTCTATTTCGCTGGCCTGAAGAAGGTCCAAGACCTGATCTCGCAAGGCAGGCTCGATGGACCCGCCGTGCCCTATGTGACCAACGACCTCGCCATCATGGTCGCCAAGGGCAATCCGGGCCACATCACTGGGCTCAAGGACATGGGACGCGACGACGTCAGGTTAGCGATGCCCAATCCGGAATTCGAGGGCATTGCGCGGCAGATCAAGATGTCACTTGCCAAGGCCGGTGGAGACCAACTCGCAGAGAAGGTCTACGAGACGAAGGTGAAGGACGGGTCGACGATCCTCACCCACATCCACCATCGGCAGACGCCACTGTTTCTGATGCAAGGCGTTGCCGACGCCGGCGTCACGTGGAAGTCGGAGGCGATCTTCCAGGAGCAGGCTGGTCACCCGATCGAACACCTCGACATCCCCGCCGGCCAGAACACGACCGCGATCTACGCGGGGGCCGAGGTCCACAACGCGCCGCACCCGGACGCTGCAAAGGCATGGCTGTCGTTCATTCAGTCGGACGAAGCGTTCGCCGCGTTCGAGAAGTACGGTTTCAAGCGCTACAGCGGACAGTAG